Proteins from one Patescibacteria group bacterium genomic window:
- a CDS encoding class I SAM-dependent methyltransferase, whose amino-acid sequence MKKKLARELINKGRHDYNLIAGHFSETRNYLWEDFKFFKKYIKSDDKVLDAGCGNGRLSEFLQKIKVNPAKNSKKNNIESGINYTGLDSSLALIKLARQRHPDEKFVVGDIMNMPFGDNIFDVVLAVAVWQHIPAKDFREKSLREINRVLKKEGIFIMTNWNLWQPRFRLLRFEYNLKKIFGLNKMDFNDILKPWKSPDQDILALRYLHAYKLKEIEKLLRENGFKMLENYFSFRGKKTNKKEGYNIITVAKKN is encoded by the coding sequence ATGAAAAAGAAACTAGCCAGAGAATTAATTAATAAAGGCCGCCATGATTATAATCTGATTGCCGGTCATTTTTCGGAAACCAGGAATTATCTCTGGGAGGATTTTAAATTTTTTAAAAAATATATTAAATCAGACGACAAAGTTTTAGACGCTGGCTGCGGTAATGGTAGGTTATCGGAATTTTTGCAAAAAATCAAGGTTAACCCGGCTAAAAATTCCAAGAAAAATAATATTGAAAGCGGAATTAATTACACTGGTCTTGACTCTTCATTGGCCTTGATTAAACTGGCTCGACAGCGTCATCCTGATGAAAAATTTGTGGTTGGCGATATTATGAATATGCCTTTTGGTGACAATATTTTTGACGTAGTTTTAGCTGTAGCTGTTTGGCAGCATATTCCGGCCAAAGATTTTCGGGAAAAATCACTTAGGGAAATTAACCGTGTTTTAAAAAAAGAAGGAATTTTCATAATGACCAATTGGAATCTCTGGCAGCCCAGATTTCGTTTATTAAGATTTGAGTATAATCTAAAAAAAATATTCGGTCTTAATAAGATGGATTTTAATGATATTTTAAAACCCTGGAAATCTCCGGATCAGGACATTTTAGCTTTGCGTTATCTCCATGCTTATAAGTTAAAAGAGATTGAAAAATTATTAAGAGAAAATGGTTTCAAAATGCTAGAAAATTATTTTTCTTTTCGGGGTAAAAAAACTAATAAAAAAGAAGGCTATAATATAATAACTGTAGCCAAAAAAAATTGA